The following proteins are co-located in the Solanum pennellii chromosome 1, SPENNV200 genome:
- the LOC107007864 gene encoding jasmonic acid-amido synthetase JAR1-like produces the protein MLEKIDMKFDPEEVIEEFEALTKEAGKVQEETLKKILEENGSTVYLQQWGLNGRTDPEIFKICVPLVTHKDLEPYIQRIADGDLSPVLTGKPITTISLSSGTTQGRPKFVPFNDELMESTMQIYKTSFAFRNREFPIENGKALQFIYSSKQFKTKGGLAAGTATTNVYRNAHFKKTMRAMQTPCCSPDEVIFGPDFHQSLYCHLLCGLIFRDEVQVVSSTFAHSIVHAFRTFEQVWEELVADIREGVISSRITVPSMRSAIMKLLKPDPEQADTIYNKCSGLSNWYGLIPVLFPNARYIYGIMTGSMEPYLKKLRHYAGELPLLSADYGSSEGWIGANVNPKLPPELVTYAVLPNIGYFEFIPLRVNLDGLEPTPVGLAEVKLGEEYEIVVTNFAGLYRYRLGDVVKIKGFHNATPELQFICRSNLILSINIDKNTEKDLQLAVEAAARLLVDEKLEVVDFTSHVNVATDPGHYVVFWELSGEASDETLQECCNCLDKSFVDAGYVGSRKVNVIGALELRVVKKGTFHKILDHFVGLGGAVSQFKTPRCVGQNNSRLLQILCYDVVKSYFSTAY, from the exons ATGTTGGAGAAGatagatatgaaatttgatCCAGAAGAAGTGATTGAGGAATTTGAAGCTTTGACCAAAGAAGCTGGGAAAGTTCAAGAAGAAACTCTTAAGAAAATACTAGAAGAAAATGGAAGCACTGTGTATCTACAGCAATGGGGTTTAAATGGAAGAACTGATCCTGAGATTTTCAAGATTTGTGTTCCTCTAGTCACTCACAAAGATTTAGAGCCTTACATTCAAAGAATTGCTGATGGGGATCTTTCCCCTGTTCTCACTGGAAAACCCATTACAACAATCTCATTAAG TTCAGGTACTACTCAGGGAAGGCCAAAGTTTGTACCTTTCAATGATGAATTGATGGAATCCACTATGCAGATATATAAAACTTCTTTTGCTTTTAGGAATAG AGAATTCCCAATTGAGAATGGGAAGGCATTGCAGTTCATTTACAGCAGCAAGCAGTTCAAGACAAAGGGAGGTTTGGCAGCTGGAACTGCAACTACCAACGTATATCGTAACGCGCATTTCAAGAAGACAATGAGGGCAATGCAAACCCCATGTTGTAGCCCTGATGAAGTTATATTTGGTCCTGATTTCCACCAATCTTTGTACTGCCATCTCTTGTGTGGGCTTATTTTTCGTGACGAAGTGCAAGTTGTCTCCTCTACATTTGCCCATAGCATTGTCCATGCTTTTAGAACTTTCGAACAAGTCTGGGAAGAACTTGTTGCAGACATAAGAGAGGGAGTCATCTCTAGCCGAATCACGGTCCCTTCCATGAGATCAGCAATTATGAAATTACTGAAGCCTGATCCAGAACAGGCTGATACCATTTATAATAAGTGTTCTGGATTAAGCAATTGGTACGGTTTGATTCCCGTGCTCTTCCCAAACGCAAGGTACATATACGGAATCATGACAGGGTCCATGGAACCTTACCTCAAGAAATTGAGGCATTATGCAGGGGAGCTACCCCTACTGAGTGCAGATTATGGTTCTTCTGAAGGATGGATTGGTGCAAATGTCAATCCTAAGTTACCTCCTGAGCTAGTTACTTATGCAGTGCTTCCTAATATCGGTTATTTCGAATTCATTCCTCTCAGGGTAAATTTAGATGGCCTTGAGCCTACACCAGTGGGTCTTGCTGAAGTTAAACTAGGTGAAGAGTATGAAATTGTTGTCACCAACTTTGCAG GGTTGTATCGTTACAGGCTCGGTGATGTTGTGAAAATAAAAGGATTCCACAATGCCACACCAGAACTCCAGTTCATTTGCCGTAGCAATCTTATACTAAGCATAAACATTGACAAGAACACTGAGAAAGACTTACAGCTAGCTGTAGAAGCAGCAGCCAGGCTCTTAGTAGACGAAAAACTAGAGGTAGTTGATTTCACTAGCCACGTGAATGTTGCAACTGATCCAGGACACTACGTGGTTTTCTGGGAACTCAGTGGTGAAGCGAGTGATGAGACATTGCAAGAATGCTGCAATTGTTTGGACAAATCGTTTGTAGATGCAGGGTACGTGGGGTCTCGGAAGGTCAATGTAATTGGAGCACTTGAGCTTAGAGTTGTGAAGAAGGGGACATTTCATAAGATATTAGATCATTTTGTAGGCTTAGGAGGTGCTGTTAGCCAGTTCAAGACTCCAAGATGTGTTGGTCAAAACAACAGCAGACTGCTACAGATACTATGTTATGATGTTGTCAAGAGCTATTTTAGTACTGCCTACTGA